From a single Bacillus pseudomycoides DSM 12442 genomic region:
- a CDS encoding SMI1/KNR4 family protein: MLRKYYSKNNHLQPFFEEVNKYVDGIHTLNDGISLEDITILQNELNIQIPDIYKDFLQVYNGGELFIPGTVLSEIYIAAWGPKQRGGSYLNDSFKKERRPTGMPDMYLIIADLNYGDTICIDLESSNGYDATVIQWDRETNSVSRSWSGLVEWLMDTLDEGSLLVDYDGNEKDLDF, encoded by the coding sequence ATGCTAAGAAAATATTATTCAAAAAATAATCATTTACAACCATTTTTTGAGGAAGTTAATAAATATGTAGATGGTATTCATACCTTAAATGATGGAATTAGTTTAGAAGATATAACAATCCTTCAAAATGAACTTAACATCCAAATTCCTGATATATATAAAGATTTTCTTCAAGTGTATAATGGTGGAGAATTATTTATACCTGGAACGGTCCTATCAGAAATTTATATAGCTGCTTGGGGCCCAAAACAGCGTGGTGGCTCCTATCTAAATGATTCGTTTAAAAAAGAACGAAGACCGACAGGAATGCCAGACATGTATTTAATCATTGCAGATTTAAACTATGGTGACACTATTTGTATAGACTTAGAATCAAGCAATGGATACGATGCAACAGTAATACAGTGGGATAGGGAGACTAACAGCGTTTCTAGATCATGGAGTGGTTTGGTGGAATGGTTAATGGATACCTTAGACGAAGGATCATTACTAGTAGATTATGATGGTAATGAAAAAGATTTAGATTTTTAA
- a CDS encoding plasmid recombination protein, with protein sequence MSMSVSLKKATNKTNIKHNNRTISEKEKERNSHIDYSRSDENKYLVQKDLKELYQEEFGEALEKYNAKQKRSDRKIEDYYKHIQSSKKTSLQQEMIIQVGDLNDFIRNADYKRANEILLEWFKDFEKRNPNLKVYNAVIHNDETSPHMHLNFVPVASGYKRGLEKQVSFDRAIMQQDSALDKTRPFDDWREKEVKLLEKILKERGIERKLVGSNEYKDVNEYKEKKDLEREIQWLEEKIAKKKDELVKVSEQVPEKKMNLKSKKKEIKTEVKPKFIGKPDIIEKETGNYVYTPKQVKYLEDLVSAAVTVKKDYERLQTTDLVQENKNLREEVYQKTKENEQLKKELASATLEIGSLKGDIHYLKAHIRDLKANIKVLYQQTKKVFKEQFEAFRGLIKNELDIKGIDNQFEREHNREMKSKSKQKEHDMDRGR encoded by the coding sequence ATGAGCATGTCAGTTTCTTTGAAAAAGGCAACGAACAAAACCAATATCAAACACAATAATAGGACAATAAGCGAGAAGGAAAAAGAGCGAAATTCGCATATTGATTATTCACGTTCTGATGAAAATAAATATCTTGTTCAGAAAGATTTAAAGGAATTGTATCAAGAAGAGTTCGGAGAAGCGTTGGAGAAATATAATGCCAAACAAAAACGATCTGATAGAAAAATTGAGGATTATTATAAGCACATTCAGTCCAGTAAGAAAACTTCGCTTCAGCAAGAAATGATCATTCAAGTGGGTGATTTAAACGACTTCATTCGCAATGCCGATTATAAAAGAGCAAATGAAATTTTGTTAGAGTGGTTCAAGGATTTTGAGAAACGAAATCCTAATTTAAAAGTTTATAATGCGGTCATTCACAATGACGAGACAAGCCCTCATATGCATTTAAATTTTGTGCCTGTGGCGAGTGGATATAAGCGAGGACTTGAAAAGCAAGTATCATTTGACCGAGCCATTATGCAACAAGATTCAGCACTAGATAAAACTCGTCCTTTTGATGATTGGCGAGAAAAAGAAGTAAAGTTGTTAGAAAAAATATTGAAAGAGCGTGGCATTGAACGAAAACTAGTTGGTTCAAATGAATATAAAGATGTCAATGAGTACAAAGAAAAAAAGGATTTAGAAAGGGAAATTCAATGGCTAGAAGAAAAAATAGCCAAAAAGAAAGATGAACTTGTGAAAGTTAGTGAGCAAGTTCCTGAAAAGAAAATGAATCTAAAGAGTAAAAAGAAAGAGATTAAGACAGAGGTGAAACCTAAATTTATTGGGAAACCTGACATCATTGAAAAAGAAACAGGTAATTATGTTTATACACCAAAACAAGTTAAATATCTGGAAGATTTGGTAAGTGCAGCTGTCACTGTAAAAAAAGATTATGAGCGTTTGCAGACAACGGATCTAGTTCAGGAAAATAAAAATCTTCGTGAGGAAGTCTATCAAAAAACGAAGGAAAATGAACAGTTAAAAAAGGAATTGGCGTCAGCTACGCTTGAAATCGGTTCATTAAAGGGCGATATACACTATTTGAAGGCTCATATACGTGATTTGAAAGCGAACATAAAGGTTTTATACCAACAAACAAAAAAAGTCTTTAAAGAGCAATTTGAGGCGTTTAGAGGGCTTATCAAAAATGAATTGGATATAAAAGGTATAGACAATCAGTTCGAACGTGAGCATAACAGAGAAATGAAAAGCAAAAGTAAACAGAAAGAACATGACATGGACAGGGGGCGATAA
- a CDS encoding DUF3967 domain-containing protein, whose translation MDKSENLGKEKPGYIAMTVKEVALCLDESPNVIRNWMKELRTYIPLEKNESGYNVFNEKALEQMKMVKQLHREQNYSIKQIEHYFATGGESIKPVPSKEVGEILAEELKSLKNEVSKLREYSEKQEEFNKLLIEQLQKQQDYIDNKLEKRDQKFLETIREVQETKLLTAATKPKGFFAKLFGK comes from the coding sequence ATGGATAAAAGTGAAAACCTAGGTAAAGAAAAACCAGGTTATATAGCGATGACTGTTAAAGAAGTTGCATTGTGTTTAGATGAATCGCCAAATGTTATAAGAAATTGGATGAAAGAATTAAGGACGTATATTCCTTTAGAGAAAAATGAATCAGGCTATAATGTTTTTAATGAGAAAGCTCTTGAGCAAATGAAGATGGTTAAACAATTACACAGAGAACAGAATTACTCAATAAAACAAATTGAACATTATTTTGCTACAGGTGGGGAAAGTATAAAGCCTGTACCTAGTAAAGAAGTTGGAGAAATTTTAGCTGAAGAATTAAAATCATTAAAAAATGAAGTTAGTAAACTTAGAGAATATAGTGAGAAACAAGAGGAATTTAATAAATTGTTAATTGAACAACTTCAAAAACAACAAGATTATATTGATAATAAGTTAGAGAAACGTGATCAGAAGTTCCTTGAAACAATTAGAGAAGTACAAGAAACAAAATTATTAACGGCAGCTACAAAACCAAAAGGTTTTTTTGCGAAATTATTTGGAAAATGA
- a CDS encoding replication/maintenance protein RepL, which produces MTKQPFASSLLFFILEHMDNRNALACSYSVFEDYFAKSRMTIYRAIKILEENGFIDVLKMGTSNVYVVNENLAWTDKNTSKKFAKYDGKILVSKKENKDYQYRNQFDRFKALREREGIK; this is translated from the coding sequence AATGACAAAACAGCCATTTGCTAGTAGTTTGTTATTTTTTATATTAGAACATATGGACAACCGTAATGCTTTAGCTTGTTCATATTCAGTTTTTGAAGATTATTTCGCAAAATCAAGAATGACGATTTACAGAGCAATTAAAATCCTTGAAGAAAATGGTTTTATTGATGTATTAAAAATGGGCACATCAAATGTTTATGTAGTTAATGAAAATCTTGCATGGACAGATAAAAACACAAGTAAAAAATTCGCAAAATATGACGGAAAAATCCTTGTTAGTAAAAAGGAAAATAAAGATTATCAATATAGAAACCAATTCGATAGATTCAAAGCCTTACGCGAAAGAGAAGGGATAAAATAG
- a CDS encoding MarR family transcriptional regulator yields the protein MTNTINLKQAEKNARLRDIEDSKILSEEEMQLANKLQAKAGSRGMKLVPEKKVKNKAKFVQLLQLNWEYLRQKDYMTGEEKIFLLDIQAYIGLHSNAIVDDITKKYASPLNITQIGEVLGTSRTKVSRVINSLVKKGILAKAESGVEGNNVKAYAIYVNPNIIYAGNRDDVQGALVTMFRKAMNNKTLKNLPNRLF from the coding sequence ATGACAAATACTATCAATTTAAAACAAGCTGAAAAAAATGCAAGATTGAGAGATATCGAGGATTCGAAGATCTTGTCAGAAGAAGAGATGCAATTAGCAAATAAACTTCAAGCAAAAGCTGGCTCAAGAGGAATGAAATTAGTTCCTGAAAAGAAAGTAAAAAATAAAGCTAAATTTGTTCAGTTATTACAGTTGAATTGGGAGTATTTAAGACAAAAAGATTATATGACTGGAGAGGAAAAAATCTTTTTGCTGGATATACAGGCTTACATAGGACTTCATTCAAATGCGATTGTAGATGATATTACTAAAAAATATGCGTCTCCATTAAATATTACTCAAATAGGAGAAGTATTAGGGACAAGTAGAACAAAAGTTAGTAGGGTTATTAATAGCCTTGTTAAAAAAGGTATATTAGCTAAAGCTGAATCTGGTGTTGAAGGTAATAATGTAAAAGCTTATGCAATTTATGTTAATCCCAATATTATTTATGCTGGAAATCGTGATGATGTTCAAGGAGCCTTAGTAACTATGTTTAGAAAAGCTATGAATAATAAAACACTTAAGAATTTACCTAATAGATTATTTTAA
- a CDS encoding helix-turn-helix domain-containing protein, which translates to MNLGSQLKKFRESKNFSQEDVARKVGVTRQAVYKWESNKSYPDIDNLILLSELYEVTIDELIKGSEDVRGELDKKDKDECEDDDDENDFSFFIGIALIFIGIFIGIEGISLFLTILGMLIMVFYSDVKKAIINEFKIKRRPN; encoded by the coding sequence ATGAATTTAGGTTCGCAATTGAAAAAGTTTCGTGAATCAAAAAACTTTTCACAAGAAGATGTAGCTCGCAAGGTTGGAGTGACTAGACAAGCTGTTTATAAATGGGAGAGCAATAAAAGTTATCCTGATATTGATAATTTGATTTTACTTAGTGAATTGTATGAAGTAACAATTGATGAGTTAATAAAGGGATCAGAGGATGTTAGAGGGGAGTTAGATAAAAAAGATAAAGATGAATGTGAGGACGATGATGATGAAAATGATTTTAGCTTTTTTATAGGTATTGCTCTTATATTTATAGGGATATTTATTGGTATTGAAGGAATTTCCTTATTTTTAACTATACTGGGAATGCTGATAATGGTATTTTATAGTGATGTGAAAAAAGCAATTATTAATGAATTTAAAATAAAAAGAAGACCGAACTAG